Proteins encoded within one genomic window of Balaenoptera musculus isolate JJ_BM4_2016_0621 chromosome 12, mBalMus1.pri.v3, whole genome shotgun sequence:
- the ZC3H12D gene encoding probable ribonuclease ZC3H12D codes for MERSSKMEFFQKLGYGREDVVRVLGKLGEDALVNDVLQELIQTGSRPSAHEGSAAPLLVPRGSCGTPDSAQRGLGADPEEDRGGPASSLRPIVIDGSNVAMSHGNKEAFSCRGIQLAVDWFRDRGHTYIKVFVPSWRKEPPRSDTPIREQHVLEELERQAVLVYTPSRKVSGKRVVCYDDRYIVKVAYEQDGVIVSNDNYRDLQSENPEWKWFIEQRLLMFSFVNDRFMPPDDPLGRRGPTLSNFLSRKPKPPEPSWQHCPYGKKCTYGIKCKFYHPERPHHAQLAVADELRAQTLAWRGAGGEEAQRGSARAADVATLGGGFSRLVLSDDPGPLRAPPRGPGCGRAPRPPCPEWVAPGPAPSPPAPPGLQSPRSPLGLRGGYRPGAPQSDRRPPRRQPADPWALPPGAGWLPGRSAWVGSRWDEDAPGGALGSVPQAAGPEADSRARARTVLCSTFPPHHVDSVMALFPELSDIARLVLLIQRFQRSGAPVGKP; via the exons ATGGAGCGCTCGAGCAAGATGGAGTTCTTCCAGAAGCTGGGCTACGGCCGGGAGGACGTGGTCAGGGTGCTGGGCAAGCTGGGCGAGGACGCCCTGGTCAACGACGTGCTGCAGGAGCTGATCCAGACGGGCAGCCGGCCCAGCGCCCACGAGGGCAGCGCCGCGCCCCTGCTCGTTCCCAGGGGCTCCTGTGGGACCCCCGACTCTGCCCAGCGCGGGCTGGGGGCGGACCCGGAAGAGGACAGAGGAGGCCCAGCCAGTTCCTTGCGACCCATAGTGATCGATGGCAGCAACGTGGCAATGAG TCATGGAAATAAAGAAGCCTTCTCTTGCCGGGGAATCCAGCTGGCTGTGGACTGGTTCAGGGACAGAGGACACACCTACATCAAAGTTTTTGTCCCCTCCTGGAGGAAAGAACCACCAAGATCTGATACCCCGATTAGAG AGCAGCACGtgctggaggagctggagaggCAGGCGGTGCTGGTGTACACGCCGTCCCGCAAGGTGAGCGGCAAGCGCGTGGTCTGCTACGACGACCGCTACATCGTGAAGGTGGCCTACGAGCAGGACGGGGTCATCGTCTCCAACGACAACTACCGCGACCTGCAGAGCGAGAACCCCGAGTGGAAGTGGTTCATCGAGCAGAGGCTGCTCATGTTCTCCTTCGTCAATGACCG GTTCATGCCTCCTGATGACCCCCTGGGCCGTCGGGGACCCACCCTGAGCAACTTCCTGAGCAGGAAGCCAAAGCCTCCAGAGCCGTCCTGGCAACACTGCCCCTATG GCAAGAAATGCACCTATGGCATCAAGTGCAAGTTCTACCACCCGGAGAGGCCGCACCACGCGCAGCTGGCCGTGGCCGATGAGCTCCGCGCGCAAACGCTGGCCTGGCGGGGCGCGGGCGGCGAGGAGGCGCAGCGGGGGAGCGCGCGGGCGGCCGACGTGGCGACTCTCGGAGGCGGCTTCTCGCGGCTCGTCCTCAGCGACGACCCGGGGCCCCTCCGGGCTCCCCCTCGGGGCCCCGGCTGCGGCCGCGCGCCCAGGCCGCCCTGTCCCGAGTGGGTGGCGCCCGGCCCCGCGCCGTCCCCGCCAGCGCCGCCCGGCCTCCAGAGCCCCCGGAGCCCGCTGGGCCTACGGGGTGGGTACCGCCCCGGCGCCCCGCAGAGTGACCGGCGCCCCCCGCGCCGGCAGCCCGCCGACCCGTGGGCCCTTCCTCCAGGGGCCGGCTGGCTCCCGGGCCGCTCGGCCTGGGTGGGGTCGCGTTGGGATGAAGACGCCCCCGGGGGGGCTTTGGGGTCCGTGCCCCAGGCTGCCGGCCCCGAGGCGGACTCGCGCGCCAGGGCGCGCACCGTGCTCTGCAGCACCTTCCCGCCCCACCACGTGGACAGCGTCATGGCCCTGTTCCCCGAGCTCTCCGACATCGCCAGGCTCGTGCTCCTCATCCAGAGGTTCCAAAGGTCCGGGGCGCCCGTGGGGAAGCCCTGA